One window from the genome of bacterium encodes:
- the purS gene encoding phosphoribosylformylglycinamidine synthase subunit PurS: protein MSAADTISQSHGPAAGARLRTVRVTVQLKPGVLDAQGQAIKKGLDAMGYGGVAALRAGRYFEIDMPDAPDLEQRVRAMCEGLLANTLIEEFRYEVD, encoded by the coding sequence ATGAGCGCCGCCGACACGATCTCCCAGTCGCACGGGCCGGCCGCCGGTGCGCGCCTCCGTACGGTGCGTGTCACGGTGCAGCTCAAGCCCGGCGTGCTGGACGCGCAGGGGCAGGCGATCAAGAAGGGCCTCGACGCGATGGGCTACGGCGGGGTGGCGGCGCTGCGCGCCGGCCGGTACTTCGAGATCGACATGCCGGACGCGCCGGATCTCGAGCAGCGGGTGCGGGCGATGTGCGAGGGGCTGCTCGCCAACACGCTGATCGAAGAGTTTCGCTACGAGGTCGACTGA
- the purQ gene encoding phosphoribosylformylglycinamidine synthase subunit PurQ translates to MTIGIVVFPGSNCDADTVHALRDVLGQDARDVWHQETSLDGLDAVILPGGFSYGDYLRAGAIASTSPVVRALRGYAAAGGPVLGICNGFQTLVETRLLPGALLPNAAGEFRCRHVRVRVERTDTPFTGALREGDVLRIPIAHGEGRYYVTDRERARITLARQIAFRYCDAGGHVTPEANPNGAIDNIAGVASASGTVLGLMPHPERASEAIVGSADGLRIFESLVRWIRTRERAAVPSMPAAASEDR, encoded by the coding sequence GTGACGATCGGCATCGTTGTCTTTCCGGGCAGCAACTGCGACGCGGACACCGTTCACGCGCTGCGCGACGTCCTCGGTCAGGACGCGCGGGACGTGTGGCACCAGGAGACGTCGCTCGACGGGCTCGACGCGGTCATCCTGCCGGGCGGATTTTCGTACGGCGACTACCTGCGCGCCGGCGCGATCGCCTCGACGTCGCCCGTGGTGCGGGCGCTGCGCGGCTACGCGGCGGCGGGAGGGCCGGTCCTCGGGATCTGCAACGGATTTCAGACCCTCGTCGAGACGCGCCTCCTGCCGGGGGCGCTGCTGCCGAACGCGGCGGGGGAGTTTCGGTGCAGGCATGTGCGCGTCCGGGTGGAGCGGACGGACACGCCGTTCACCGGCGCGCTCCGCGAGGGGGACGTGCTCCGGATTCCGATCGCGCACGGCGAGGGCCGTTATTACGTGACGGACCGGGAACGCGCGCGGATCACTCTCGCGCGCCAGATCGCATTCCGGTACTGTGACGCCGGCGGGCACGTCACGCCGGAAGCCAATCCCAACGGGGCGATCGACAACATCGCCGGCGTCGCGAGCGCCTCGGGTACGGTGCTCGGCCTCATGCCGCATCCCGAGCGCGCCAGCGAAGCGATCGTCGGCAGCGCCGACGGCCTCCGCATTTTCGAGTCCCTCGTGCGGTGGATTCGGACGCGCGAGCGCGCGGCCGTCCCCTCGATGCCGGCCGCCGCATCG
- a CDS encoding phosphoribosylaminoimidazolesuccinocarboxamide synthase, which translates to MDSATRDGVRLAVTETNLDLPLVARGKVRDIYEAAGRLLIVATDRLSAFDCVLPTGIPDRGRVLTGLSAFWFEQLRGVVPNHYITIDPDGFPPAAQAQREILAGRAMLVERCRRIDFECVVRGYLAGSAWKEYRETGRACGVALPAGLALGSRLPEPIFTPATKNDRGHDENITGDEMAKRLGAPLARRLEEASLALYRAAAAVAEQAGFILVDTKFEFGLRGAVGASGRPVPSEGDEIVLIDEAVTPDSSRFWDARTYAATGSTESYDKQVVRDYLESTGWNKRPPAPALPPEVVAAARGRYLDVYQRITGRPLVER; encoded by the coding sequence ACCTGCCGCTCGTTGCGCGCGGCAAGGTCCGCGACATCTACGAGGCCGCCGGCCGGCTGCTGATCGTCGCGACGGACCGTCTCTCCGCCTTCGACTGCGTGCTCCCGACGGGCATTCCGGACCGCGGCCGCGTGCTGACCGGGCTGTCGGCGTTCTGGTTCGAACAGCTCCGGGGCGTCGTGCCCAACCACTACATCACGATCGATCCGGACGGATTCCCGCCCGCGGCGCAGGCGCAGCGTGAGATCCTGGCGGGCCGCGCGATGCTGGTGGAGCGCTGCCGGCGGATCGACTTCGAGTGCGTCGTGCGCGGCTACCTCGCCGGGTCGGCGTGGAAGGAGTACCGCGAGACGGGGCGCGCCTGCGGCGTCGCGCTGCCGGCGGGGCTCGCGCTGGGCAGCCGGCTCCCCGAGCCGATCTTCACGCCGGCGACCAAAAACGACCGGGGCCACGACGAGAACATCACGGGCGACGAAATGGCGAAGCGCCTCGGCGCCCCGCTCGCCCGCCGCCTCGAAGAGGCGAGCCTCGCGCTGTACCGCGCGGCCGCGGCGGTCGCGGAGCAGGCCGGTTTCATCCTCGTCGACACCAAGTTCGAGTTCGGCCTGCGCGGCGCCGTCGGTGCCTCCGGCCGGCCGGTTCCCTCCGAGGGCGACGAGATCGTGCTGATCGACGAGGCCGTGACGCCCGACTCCTCGCGGTTCTGGGACGCCCGGACCTACGCGGCGACGGGATCCACCGAAAGTTACGACAAGCAGGTCGTGCGCGACTACCTCGAGAGCACCGGCTGGAACAAGCGGCCGCCGGCGCCGGCGCTGCCGCCGGAGGTCGTCGCGGCCGCCCGCGGCCGCTACCTCGACGTGTATCAACGCATCACCGGACGTCCGCTGGTGGAGCGCTGA